A region of Gracilinanus agilis isolate LMUSP501 chromosome 3, AgileGrace, whole genome shotgun sequence DNA encodes the following proteins:
- the LOC123238700 gene encoding olfactory receptor 51V1-like produces MFPQPGYNVSASTFLLTGFPGLEQSYVWIAIPFSSIYAMVLLGNCMILHVIRTEQSLHEPMFYFLAMLALTDLCMGLSTVHTVLGILWGLSQEISLDACIGQSYFIHGLSFMESSVLLAMSFDRYIAICNPLRYSSILTATRIIKIGIAIVIRSFLFITPAIIRLKFFHYCRPHVLSHSFCLHQDLLRLTCSDIRFNSFYALGLVICTLLLDSVLILVSYVLILKSVLAIASRDERLKSFQTCVSHICAVLVFYIPIISLTMVHRFGKHLSPIVHVLMGNIYILFPPLMNPIIYSVKTQQIRSRIKRLFSGQMY; encoded by the coding sequence ATGTTTCCTCAACCTGGATACAATGTCAGTGCCTCCACCTTCCTCCTCACAGGGTTCCCTGGTCTGGAACAGTCATATGTGTGGATTGCTATCCCCTTCTCCTCCATCTATGCCATGGTTCTCCTTGGGAACTGCATGATTCTCCATGTGATCCGGACTGAACAGAGTCTTCATGAGCCTATGTTTTATTTCCTAGCTATGCTGGCCCTCACTGACTTGTGCATGGGGTTGTCCACGGTGCATACAGTGTTGGGGATTCTGTGGGGGCTCAGTCAGGAGATCAGTTTGGATGCCTGTATTGGCCAGTCTTACTTCATTCATGGTCTGTCTTTTATGGAATCTTCTGTCCTCCTGGCCATGTCCTTTGATCGTTACATTGCAATCTGCAACCCACTTCGTTACTCTTCTATATTAACTGCTACCAGAATAATCAAAATTGGGATAGCCATTGTGATTAGGAGCTTCCTGTTTATCACTCCTGCCATTATTCGCCTTAAGTTTTTCCATTACTGCCGACCCCATgttctctctcattccttctgtCTCCATCAGGATCTGCTCAGGCTCACCTGCTCGGACATCCGCTTTAATAGTTTCTATGCTTTGGGGCTAGTCATTTGCACCTTATTGTTAGACTCTGTCCTTATCCTTGTTTCCTATGTCCTAATCCTGAAATCTGTCTTGGCAATTGCATCTCGGGATGAGAGACTCAAATCTTTTCAGACTTGTGTCTCCCATATTTGTGCTGTTCTAGTCTTTTATATTCCCATCATCAGTCTAACTATGGTACACCGTTTTGGCAAGCACCTCTCCCCTATAGTGCATGTCCTTATGGgtaatatttatattctttttccaCCCTTGATGAACCCAATTATCTACAGCGTCAAGACCCAACAGATCCGAAGCAGAATAAAAAGACTTTTCTCAGGGCAAATGTACTGA
- the LOC123238701 gene encoding olfactory receptor 52Z1-like: protein MEDSHTWISIPICLMYFIAIIGNSFLIFLITTERSLHEPMYLFLSMLALADILLSTTTAPKMLAIFWFHSGAISFGNCVTQMFFIHCIFAAESAILLAMAFDRYVAICYPLRYTTILTPSVIVKIGMAAVIRGFLICFPFIFLVYRLTYCGQNIIRHSYCEHMGIARLACDNIKVNIIYGLTMALLSTGLDVLLIIISYSLILHAVFNIPSWSARIKALNTCGSHICVILMFYTPAFFSFFAHRFGGHTIPRHIHILVANLYVVVPPMLNPIIYGVKTKQIQDKAVQVFSSIRTCC, encoded by the coding sequence ATGGAAGACTCCCATACCTGGATCTCCATTCCCATTTGTTTGATGTACTTTATAGCTATTATTGGCAACAGCTTCTTAATCTTCCTGATCACCACCGAGCGCAGCCTTCACGAGCCCATGTACTTATTTCTCTCTATGCTAGCCCTAGCAGATATCCTGCTCTCCACAACCACAGCACCCAAAATGCTGGCCATTTTCTGGTTCCATTCTGGAGCTATCTCCTTTGGCAATTGTGTGAcccaaatgtttttcattcactGCATCTTTGCAGCAGAATCAGCCATTCTATTGGCCATGGCATTTGATCGCTATGTGGCTATCTGCTACCCACTGAGATATACCACCATCCTGACACCATCAGTCATTGTGAAGATTGGGATGGCAGCTGTGATTAGGGGGTTTCTTATCTGTTTTCCCTTCATCTTTCTGGTGTACCGGCTCACTTATTGTGGACAAAACATCATTCGTCACTCCTATTGTGAACACATGGGCATTGCTCGTTTGGCCTGTGACAATATCAAGGTCAATATCATCTATGGCCTGACTATGGCCCTCTTGTCCACAGGTCTAGATGTCCTGCTCATCATTATTTCCTATTCGTTGATCCTCCATGCTGTCTTCAACATTCCTTCCTGGTCTGCCAGAATCAAGGCTCTTAACACCTGTGGCTCTCATATTTGTGTGATCCTCATGTTCTACACTCcagccttcttttctttctttgctcacCGCTTTGGAGGCCACACCATTCCCCGGCATATCCATATCCTAGTGGCCAACCTTTATGTAGTTGTGCCTCCCATGCTCAACCCCATCATTTATGGAGTAAAGACAAAACAGATTCAGGACAAGGCAGTTCAGGTCTTCTCCTCTATTAGAACATGTTGCTAA
- the LOC123241137 gene encoding olfactory receptor 51V1-like, producing MFVLTSPNITSSLFFLTGLPGLEKSYTWISLLFFSIYAMVLLGNCMILHVIQTDPSLHEPMFYFLAMLAFTDLCMGLSTVYTVLGILWGIVQEITLDACILQTYFIHGLSCMESSVLLAMSFDRYVAICNPLRYTTILTNPRIIQIGVAILIRSFLFITPPIIRLKFFNYCRPHILSHSFCLHQDLLRLACSDIHFNSFYALALVICTLLLDSLLILISYILILHSVLAIASREERLKSFQTCVSHICAVLVFYIPIIGLTMVHRFGKHLSPLVHVLMGNIYILFPPLMNPIIYSIKTQQIRSRIQRWFSLKKE from the coding sequence ATGTTTGTTCTGACCAGCCCGAACATTACATCCTCACTCTTCTTCCTCACTGGCTTGCCAGGACTAGAAAAATCCTATACTTGGATTTCCTTACTCTTCTTTTCCATCTATGCCATGGTCCTCTTGGGTAACTGCATGATCCTCCATGTGATCCAGACTGACCCTAGTCTGCATGAGCCCATGTTTTATTTTCTGGCCATGTTGGCCTTCACTGACCTGTGCATGGGGTTGTCCACTGTTTACACTGTTTTAGGTATCCTGTGGGGGATCGTCCAAGAGATTACTCTTGATGCCTGTATCCTTCAGACTTATTTCATCCACGGACTGTCTTGCATGGAGTCGTCTGTACTACTTGCCATGTCATTTGACCGCTATGTTGCAATCTGCAACCCACTGAGGTATACTACCATCTTGACCAACCCCAGGATCATTCAAATTGGAGTGGCTATTTTAATCCGAAGTTTTCTGTTTATTACTCCTCCCATTATCCGCCTGAAGTTTTTTAATTATTGCCGCCCCCACATTCTTTCCCACTCCTTCTGTCTGCATCAGGACCTTCTGCGCTTGGCTTGCTCTGACATCCATTTCAACAGTTTCTATGCTCTGGCTTTAGTGATCTGTACCCTACTCTTAGACTCTCTGCTCATTCTTATATCTTACATCCTGATTCTTCACTCAGTCTTGGCTATTGCATCCCGTGAAGAGAGACTCAAGTCCTTCCAGACCTGTGTCTCTCACATTTGTGCCGTCCTGGTTTTCTATATACCTATCATTGGCCTGACAATGGTACACCGTTTTGGGAAGCATCTTTCTCCACTGGTACATGTACTCATGGGGAATATCTATATCCTTTTCCCACCGCTGATGAACCCCATCATTTATAGTATAAAGACTCAACAAATCCGAAGCAGAATTCAAAGGTGGTTTTCtctgaaaaaagaataa